Proteins encoded by one window of Cellvibrio sp. KY-GH-1:
- the groL gene encoding chaperonin GroEL (60 kDa chaperone family; promotes refolding of misfolded polypeptides especially under stressful conditions; forms two stacked rings of heptamers to form a barrel-shaped 14mer; ends can be capped by GroES; misfolded proteins enter the barrel where they are refolded when GroES binds), producing MSAKEVKFGDSARQRMLAGVNILADAVKATLGPKGRNVVLEKSFGAPTITKDGVSVAKEISLKDKFENMGAQMVKEVASKASDDAGDGTTTATVLAQAIVNEGLKSVAAGMNPMDLKRGIDKAIGAAVKHVQSIAVPCADTKSISQVGSISANSDTSVGELIAEAMEKVGKEGVITVEEGTSLENELDVVEGMQFDRGYLSPYFINNQDSMSVEHDHPFILLVDKKISNIRELLPVLEGVAKSGKPLIIVAEDVEGEALATLVVNNIRGIVKVAAVKAPGFGDRRKAMLQDIAVLTGGTVISEEVGLDLESATLEHLGTAKRVTMNKDNTTIVDGAGNADEIKARVQQIRVQIEETSSDYDREKLQERVAKLAGGVAVIKVGAATEVEMKEKKARVEDALHATRAAVEEGVVPGGGTALIRAVAAIADLKGDNEDQNAGIAIARRAMEAPLRQIVANAGDEPSVVADSVKKGTGNYGYNAATGVYGDMIEMGILDPAKVTRTALQAAGSIAGLMITTEAMVADLPEDKPAAGGGHDMGGMGGMGGMM from the coding sequence ATGTCAGCTAAAGAAGTAAAGTTTGGTGATAGCGCCCGTCAACGCATGCTTGCCGGTGTAAACATTCTGGCCGATGCCGTTAAAGCAACCTTGGGCCCAAAAGGCCGTAACGTGGTTTTGGAAAAGTCTTTCGGCGCTCCAACCATCACCAAAGACGGTGTATCTGTTGCTAAAGAAATCTCCCTGAAAGACAAGTTCGAAAACATGGGCGCGCAAATGGTAAAAGAAGTTGCGTCCAAAGCCTCTGACGATGCAGGTGACGGTACTACTACTGCTACCGTATTGGCACAAGCCATTGTGAACGAAGGTTTGAAATCTGTTGCGGCCGGTATGAACCCAATGGATCTGAAGCGTGGTATCGACAAAGCGATTGGCGCTGCAGTTAAGCATGTGCAATCAATCGCCGTTCCTTGCGCAGACACCAAGTCTATCTCTCAAGTAGGTAGCATCTCTGCTAACAGCGATACCTCTGTGGGTGAGCTGATTGCCGAAGCTATGGAAAAAGTCGGTAAAGAAGGTGTTATCACTGTAGAAGAAGGTACCAGCCTGGAAAACGAACTGGACGTAGTTGAGGGTATGCAATTCGACCGCGGCTACCTGTCTCCTTACTTCATCAACAACCAGGACAGCATGAGCGTTGAGCACGATCATCCGTTCATCCTGTTGGTTGACAAGAAAATCTCTAACATCCGTGAACTGCTGCCAGTTCTGGAAGGCGTTGCCAAGTCTGGCAAGCCGCTGATCATCGTTGCTGAAGACGTTGAAGGCGAAGCACTGGCGACTCTGGTAGTGAACAACATTCGCGGTATTGTGAAAGTTGCTGCTGTTAAGGCGCCAGGTTTCGGTGATCGTCGTAAGGCTATGCTACAAGACATCGCGGTATTGACTGGCGGTACTGTGATCTCTGAAGAAGTAGGTCTGGATCTGGAAAGCGCAACCCTGGAGCATTTGGGCACTGCAAAACGCGTAACCATGAACAAAGACAACACCACCATCGTTGACGGTGCTGGTAATGCTGACGAGATCAAAGCGCGCGTACAACAAATCCGCGTACAAATCGAAGAAACGTCTTCTGATTACGACCGCGAAAAACTGCAAGAGCGCGTAGCCAAACTGGCTGGCGGTGTTGCGGTAATCAAAGTGGGCGCAGCCACTGAAGTAGAAATGAAAGAGAAGAAAGCTCGCGTTGAAGACGCCCTGCACGCTACCCGTGCTGCAGTTGAAGAAGGCGTGGTTCCAGGGGGCGGTACCGCTCTGATTCGTGCAGTTGCAGCTATCGCTGACCTGAAAGGCGACAACGAAGATCAAAACGCCGGTATCGCTATTGCACGTCGTGCAATGGAAGCGCCTTTGCGTCAAATCGTTGCCAACGCCGGTGACGAGCCATCAGTCGTTGCTGACTCTGTGAAGAAAGGCACTGGCAACTACGGCTACAACGCTGCTACTGGTGTTTACGGCGACATGATCGAGATGGGTATTCTTGACCCAGCTAAAGTAACCCGCACTGCACTGCAAGCGGCTGGTTCTATCGCTGGTTTGATGATCACCACCGAAGCCATGGTTGCTGATCTGCCAGAAGACAAGCCAGCGGCAGGTGGCGGCCACGACATGGGCGGCATGGGTGGCATGGGCGGCATGATGTAA